From a single Micromonospora sp. WMMD1102 genomic region:
- a CDS encoding serine/threonine-protein kinase, translating into MNPPQRIGPYRVERLLGFGSFATVWLGHDPALDARVAIKVLAENWSHDLRVRERFLDEARLLWRLDHRRLVRVHSIGELPDGRPYLVMAWAEGGSLRDRLAAGPLPVGRALRVLREIAAGVAVLHANGIVHRDLTPGNVLFDPCPAVRATDASATTADTLPAGGASDDAGTDESVLIADLGLAKALAAASGLTARAGTPGYMAPEQDSPSALVDARADVFGLGRLGTTLLGTAPLDATTSAEPPGPDDSADGPAESPALRPGVPPGIAAVLRRATARSPAERYPDAAAFAAALDLATGAGPTSATDEPLPVRRSRRHPLRAAILLGAAALALTALTVTAFAALGPGWPGRDSRIGTDSTGRISVALPEGWRATGSGWIGQRGPDGDLEPALVMAPDPKRWPTDPAMPGAFLGLSRGLAERHDPAGYLAERPHADCVPAPVRTVRRGSVEWHVAAFTACRAGKPVIVEAAGLAPDSAGLLYVQITPPANASADFVDTLLAGVRVRP; encoded by the coding sequence GTGAACCCGCCGCAGCGGATCGGCCCATACCGCGTCGAGCGGCTACTCGGCTTCGGTTCGTTCGCCACCGTCTGGCTGGGCCACGACCCCGCCCTCGACGCCCGGGTGGCGATCAAGGTGCTGGCCGAGAACTGGAGCCACGACCTGCGGGTCCGGGAACGCTTCCTGGACGAGGCCCGCCTGCTGTGGAGGCTCGACCACCGGCGGCTCGTCCGGGTGCACTCGATCGGCGAGTTGCCGGACGGCCGCCCGTACCTCGTGATGGCCTGGGCCGAGGGCGGCAGCCTGCGGGACCGGCTGGCGGCCGGGCCGCTGCCGGTCGGGCGGGCGCTCCGGGTGCTGCGCGAGATCGCCGCCGGGGTGGCCGTGCTGCACGCCAACGGTATCGTGCACCGGGACCTGACCCCCGGCAATGTCCTGTTCGACCCGTGCCCCGCCGTCCGCGCGACGGATGCCAGCGCCACGACGGCGGATACCCTGCCGGCGGGCGGTGCGTCGGACGACGCCGGGACCGACGAGTCGGTGCTCATCGCCGACCTCGGACTGGCCAAGGCCCTCGCCGCAGCGTCGGGGCTGACCGCTCGGGCCGGTACGCCCGGCTACATGGCGCCGGAACAGGACTCCCCGTCGGCGCTTGTCGACGCCCGGGCCGACGTCTTCGGGCTCGGCCGCCTCGGCACGACACTGCTCGGCACGGCGCCGCTCGACGCGACGACGTCCGCCGAGCCGCCGGGGCCGGACGACAGCGCCGACGGGCCGGCCGAGTCACCGGCGCTGCGCCCCGGCGTACCCCCGGGGATCGCGGCCGTGCTCCGCCGGGCGACGGCGCGGTCCCCGGCGGAGCGCTACCCGGACGCCGCCGCCTTCGCCGCCGCGTTGGACCTGGCCACCGGCGCCGGTCCGACCAGCGCGACCGACGAACCCCTTCCGGTACGCCGGTCGCGTCGCCACCCGCTCCGCGCCGCCATCCTGCTCGGGGCCGCCGCACTCGCCCTCACCGCACTCACCGTCACCGCCTTCGCCGCCCTCGGGCCGGGCTGGCCGGGAAGGGACAGCCGGATCGGCACCGACTCGACCGGCCGGATCAGCGTCGCCCTGCCGGAGGGCTGGCGGGCCACCGGTTCGGGCTGGATCGGCCAGCGCGGGCCGGACGGCGACCTGGAGCCGGCGCTGGTGATGGCGCCGGATCCGAAGCGCTGGCCGACCGACCCCGCGATGCCGGGCGCGTTCCTCGGGCTCTCCCGCGGTCTGGCCGAGCGGCACGACCCGGCGGGCTACCTCGCCGAGCGTCCGCACGCGGACTGTGTCCCGGCCCCGGTACGCACCGTGCGGCGCGGGTCCGTCGAATGGCACGTCGCCGCGTTCACCGCCTGCCGCGCCGGCAAGCCGGTGATCGTGGAGGCCGCCGGGCTCGCCCCGGACTCCGCCGGCCTGCTGTACGTGCAGATCACGCCCCCGGCGAACGCCTCGGCGGACTTCGTCGACACACTCCTGGCCGGAGTCCGGGTACGTCCCTGA
- a CDS encoding LLM class flavin-dependent oxidoreductase, with protein sequence MATAVEFGLDSFGDVTADAEGNPVPYAQVIRNVVEEAVLADRLGVDAFGLGEHHRDDYAVSAPEIVLAAIAARTERIRLGTAVTVLSSDDPVRVYERFATLDALARGRAEITLGRGSFTESFPLFGYDLTDYDRLFEEKTELMSQLLTEDAVSWQGSVRAPLTKQQVYPKTESGRIRTWIGVGGSPESVVRAARYGFPLVLAVIGGDPARFAPYVQLYHRALAEFGKEPLPVAVHAPGFVGETDQEAADLLWPHVRVLFNRIGAERGWPPMTRGRFDADITDGAWHVGSAATVAQKVARTVQVLGVQRFDLKYSAGTLPHELLMGNIERYGIEVVPRVRELLAADTTSTS encoded by the coding sequence ATGGCGACGGCCGTGGAATTCGGGCTGGACAGCTTCGGCGACGTCACCGCCGACGCCGAGGGCAACCCGGTGCCGTACGCCCAGGTGATCCGCAACGTGGTCGAGGAGGCGGTACTCGCCGACCGGCTCGGCGTCGACGCCTTCGGGCTCGGCGAGCACCACCGGGACGACTACGCGGTGTCGGCTCCGGAGATCGTGCTGGCCGCGATCGCCGCCCGGACCGAGCGGATCCGGCTCGGCACCGCGGTCACGGTGCTCAGCTCCGACGATCCGGTACGCGTCTACGAGCGGTTCGCCACCCTCGACGCGCTGGCCCGGGGTCGGGCGGAGATAACCCTCGGCCGTGGCTCGTTCACCGAGTCCTTTCCGCTCTTCGGCTACGACCTGACCGACTACGACCGGCTCTTCGAGGAGAAGACCGAGCTGATGTCGCAACTGCTCACCGAGGACGCGGTCAGCTGGCAGGGCAGCGTACGCGCGCCGCTGACCAAGCAGCAGGTCTATCCGAAGACGGAGTCGGGACGGATCCGCACCTGGATCGGTGTCGGCGGCAGCCCCGAGTCGGTGGTCCGCGCCGCCCGGTACGGCTTTCCGCTGGTGCTGGCCGTGATCGGTGGCGACCCGGCCCGGTTCGCCCCCTACGTGCAGCTCTACCACCGGGCGCTCGCCGAGTTCGGCAAGGAGCCGCTGCCGGTCGCGGTGCACGCCCCCGGTTTCGTCGGCGAGACCGACCAGGAGGCGGCCGACCTGCTCTGGCCGCACGTGCGGGTGCTGTTCAACCGGATCGGCGCCGAACGCGGCTGGCCGCCGATGACCCGGGGCCGGTTCGACGCCGACATCACCGACGGTGCCTGGCACGTCGGCTCGGCGGCGACGGTGGCTCAGAAGGTCGCCCGTACCGTCCAGGTCCTCGGCGTGCAACGCTTCGACCTGAAGTACTCCGCCGGCACGCTGCCGCACGAACTGCTGATGGGGAACATCGAGCGGTACGGCATCGAGGTCGTTCCCCGGGTCCGGGAACTCCTCGCCGCCGACACCACCTCGACGTCCTGA
- a CDS encoding DUF5685 family protein, which translates to MFGIVRPCRHRMCGKLHAAWLGHLCGLCLTLRDEHGHRARLATNYDGLLISVLLEAQRPAEYRPAGPCALRGFRSAPVLAPSDPGARLAAAVSLVLAAGKTRDHVTDRDGALRMPALAGVAGRLADGWAAAGARTGAGVGFDTGVLWDAVARQSALESAVVPGGSVLVATEPTETAVAAAFAHTATLAGRPGNAAGLAEVGRYFGRIAHLLDAVTDHADDAARGAFNPLLASGTDLAQARRLCADAHHGLRLALADLELRDRRLVRALLDREVGDAIERTFALAGGPGAGRQSLASDGRGDASHHGPDSGHGLPLVPHGRTAQPAGQTGEPAATRPAGCGGAMVTGGACVLTTCTCGLWQPRWSRRRREGCGDRCWCTRHCDCNCCDCCDCS; encoded by the coding sequence TTGTTCGGGATCGTGCGGCCGTGCCGGCACCGGATGTGCGGGAAACTGCACGCCGCCTGGCTGGGCCACCTCTGCGGGCTCTGCCTGACCCTGCGGGACGAGCACGGGCACCGGGCCCGGCTGGCCACCAACTACGACGGGCTGCTCATCTCCGTACTCCTGGAGGCGCAGCGCCCCGCCGAGTACCGTCCGGCGGGGCCGTGCGCCCTGCGCGGCTTCCGGTCCGCCCCGGTGCTCGCCCCGAGCGATCCCGGCGCCCGGCTGGCCGCCGCGGTCTCGCTGGTCCTCGCCGCCGGCAAGACCCGGGACCACGTCACCGACCGGGACGGCGCACTGCGGATGCCCGCCCTCGCCGGGGTCGCCGGCCGGCTGGCCGACGGGTGGGCCGCGGCCGGCGCCCGGACCGGCGCCGGAGTCGGCTTCGACACCGGCGTGCTGTGGGACGCGGTCGCCCGGCAGTCGGCGCTGGAGTCGGCGGTCGTCCCCGGCGGTTCGGTACTGGTCGCCACCGAGCCGACCGAGACCGCCGTGGCAGCCGCCTTCGCACACACCGCGACGCTGGCGGGCCGGCCCGGCAACGCCGCCGGGCTGGCCGAGGTCGGCAGGTACTTCGGCCGGATCGCCCACCTGCTCGACGCGGTCACCGACCACGCCGACGACGCGGCACGGGGCGCCTTCAACCCGCTGCTGGCCAGCGGCACGGACCTGGCGCAGGCGCGCCGGCTCTGCGCGGACGCGCACCACGGCCTGCGGCTGGCTCTGGCCGACCTGGAACTGCGGGACCGGAGGCTGGTCCGGGCACTGCTCGACCGCGAGGTCGGCGATGCCATCGAGCGGACCTTCGCGCTGGCGGGTGGGCCAGGCGCAGGCAGACAATCCCTGGCGTCGGATGGCCGGGGCGACGCTTCACACCACGGCCCGGACAGCGGGCACGGGCTGCCGCTCGTCCCGCACGGTCGCACCGCACAGCCGGCCGGGCAGACCGGCGAGCCTGCGGCGACGAGGCCGGCCGGCTGCGGCGGAGCGATGGTGACCGGCGGAGCCTGCGTCCTCACCACCTGCACCTGCGGGCTGTGGCAGCCGCGCTGGAGCAGACGCCGCCGCGAAGGCTGCGGCGACCGCTGCTGGTGCACCCGGCACTGCGACTGCAACTGCTGCGACTGCTGCGACTGCAGCTGA
- a CDS encoding gluconokinase encodes MTGDAGTGPAGGTAGTDRSRADGGTGPAGGTGGPEPSTRHVVVMGVSGSGKTTVAKGIGAASGLTFAEADEFHPESNVALMRAGVPLGDGHRWPWLRELAGWMTERAAEEVSTVLACSALRRSYRDVLRQGPPSVDFVFLDGSAEVIRERLSRRAGHYMPASLLDSQIATLERPGPDERVHVLDIAATPEELVEAAVESLGLPRLRAGRPGQPPARS; translated from the coding sequence ATGACTGGTGACGCGGGCACCGGTCCGGCGGGCGGCACCGCCGGCACCGACCGGTCGCGGGCCGACGGCGGCACCGGCCCGGCGGGCGGCACCGGCGGACCGGAGCCGTCCACCCGGCACGTGGTGGTGATGGGTGTCTCCGGGTCGGGCAAGACCACCGTGGCCAAGGGGATCGGCGCGGCGAGCGGGCTGACCTTCGCCGAGGCGGACGAGTTCCATCCGGAGTCCAACGTGGCACTGATGCGGGCCGGGGTGCCGCTCGGCGACGGCCACCGCTGGCCCTGGCTGCGCGAACTCGCCGGCTGGATGACCGAACGCGCCGCCGAGGAGGTCTCCACCGTACTGGCCTGCTCGGCGCTGCGACGCTCCTACCGGGACGTACTCCGGCAGGGGCCGCCGAGCGTCGACTTCGTCTTCCTGGACGGGTCGGCCGAGGTGATCCGGGAACGGCTCTCCCGGCGGGCCGGGCACTACATGCCGGCCAGCCTGCTCGACTCGCAGATCGCCACCCTGGAGCGGCCGGGACCGGACGAGCGGGTGCACGTCCTCGACATCGCCGCGACTCCGGAGGAGCTGGTCGAGGCCGCGGTCGAGAGTCTCGGCCTGCCGCGCTTGAGGGCCGGCCGGCCGGGACAGCCACCCGCCCGGTCCTGA
- the manD gene encoding D-mannonate dehydratase ManD — MKIVAADVNVTSPDRNFVTLKITTDEGITGLGDGTLNGRELSVASYLADHVVPLLIGRDPHRIEDTWQFLYRSAYWRRGPVTMAAIAAVDVALWDIKAKAAGMPLYQLLGGASRTGIMAYGHASGRDVPELFDSIRHHLELGFRSIRVQTSVPGIEAVYGVAAQTSVDGKRYDYEPAQRTALPVEEDWDTRAYLRHLPTVFEAVRNEFGPELPLLHDGHHRMTPIQAAKLGKALEPYDLFWLEDCTPAENQEALRLVRQHTTTPLAIGEVFNTVWDYQTLIREQLIDYVRSAVTHTGGITAMRKLLDFAAQYQIKSGIHGPTDISPVGMAAALHLDLAIHNFGIQEYMKHGPLTDEVFRQSFTFTDGYLHPGEQPGLGVELDEEAAARFPYQPAYLPFNRLKDGTVHDW, encoded by the coding sequence GTGAAGATCGTCGCCGCGGACGTGAACGTCACCAGCCCGGACCGCAACTTCGTCACACTCAAGATCACCACAGACGAGGGGATCACCGGGCTCGGCGACGGCACCCTGAACGGGCGGGAACTCTCCGTCGCCTCCTACCTGGCCGACCACGTCGTACCGCTGCTGATCGGGCGGGACCCGCACCGGATCGAGGACACCTGGCAGTTCCTCTACCGGTCGGCGTACTGGCGGCGCGGGCCGGTGACGATGGCCGCGATCGCCGCCGTCGACGTGGCACTGTGGGACATCAAGGCGAAGGCCGCCGGGATGCCGCTCTACCAGCTCCTCGGCGGTGCCTCCCGGACCGGCATCATGGCCTACGGGCACGCCTCCGGGCGGGACGTCCCGGAGCTGTTCGACTCGATCCGGCACCACCTGGAACTCGGCTTCCGGTCGATCCGGGTGCAGACCTCGGTTCCCGGCATCGAGGCGGTCTACGGCGTCGCCGCCCAGACCAGCGTCGACGGCAAGCGCTACGACTACGAGCCGGCGCAGCGCACCGCGCTGCCGGTCGAGGAGGACTGGGACACCCGGGCCTACCTGCGACACCTCCCCACGGTCTTCGAGGCGGTCCGCAACGAGTTCGGCCCCGAGCTGCCGCTGCTGCACGACGGGCACCACCGGATGACCCCGATCCAGGCCGCCAAGCTCGGCAAGGCGCTGGAGCCGTACGACCTGTTCTGGCTGGAGGACTGCACCCCGGCCGAGAACCAGGAGGCGCTGCGGCTGGTCCGGCAGCACACCACCACCCCGCTGGCGATCGGCGAGGTCTTCAACACCGTCTGGGACTACCAGACGCTGATCCGCGAACAGCTCATCGACTACGTCCGGTCCGCAGTCACGCACACCGGCGGGATCACCGCGATGCGCAAGCTGCTGGACTTCGCCGCGCAATACCAGATCAAGTCCGGGATACACGGGCCGACCGACATCTCGCCGGTCGGGATGGCCGCCGCGCTCCACCTGGACCTGGCGATCCACAACTTCGGCATCCAGGAGTACATGAAGCACGGCCCGCTCACCGACGAGGTGTTCCGGCAGTCGTTCACCTTCACCGACGGCTACCTGCACCCGGGCGAGCAGCCGGGCCTCGGGGTCGAGCTGGACGAGGAGGCGGCGGCGCGGTTCCCGTACCAGCCGGCCTACCTGCCGTTCAACCGGCTCAAGGACGGCACCGTCCATGACTGGTGA
- the dgoD gene encoding galactonate dehydratase: MTKIERVETFLVPPRWLFVRIETSDGIVGWGEATCEGRSETVRTAVHQLSEVLVGQDALRIEDHWQVMTKGSFYRGGPILASAVAGLDQALWDIAGKHFDASVHQLLGGPVRDRIRVYGWVGGDEPGEVAEHIAAQVAAGLTAVKMNASGRMSPVASVAELDGVVRRVAAAREVLGEHRDVAVDFHGRFTLANARRVAPLLEPFRPFFLEEPVVPENSHLLGEFVRSTTTPVSTGERLYSRQEFLPALQAGIAVAQPDLSHAGGITEVRKIAALAEVYDVQLAPHCPLGPLALAACLQVGFATPNYLIQEQSIGIHYNADAEVLDYVLDRTPFGFADGHIPRLTGPGLGIQIDENAVRRADQRGHSWRGPVWRHSDGSFAEW, encoded by the coding sequence GTGACCAAGATCGAACGGGTCGAGACCTTTCTCGTGCCGCCCCGGTGGCTCTTCGTCCGGATCGAGACGTCCGACGGGATCGTCGGCTGGGGCGAGGCGACCTGCGAGGGCCGGTCCGAGACGGTACGCACCGCCGTGCATCAGCTCAGCGAGGTGCTGGTCGGCCAGGACGCGCTGCGGATCGAGGACCACTGGCAGGTGATGACCAAGGGGTCCTTCTACCGGGGCGGGCCGATCCTGGCCAGCGCCGTCGCCGGGCTCGACCAGGCGCTCTGGGACATCGCCGGCAAGCACTTCGACGCCTCGGTGCACCAGTTGCTCGGCGGCCCGGTCCGGGACCGGATCCGGGTGTACGGCTGGGTCGGCGGCGACGAGCCCGGCGAGGTCGCCGAGCACATCGCCGCACAGGTGGCGGCCGGACTCACCGCGGTCAAGATGAACGCCTCCGGCCGGATGAGCCCGGTCGCCTCGGTCGCCGAACTCGACGGGGTGGTCCGGCGGGTCGCCGCCGCCCGGGAGGTGCTCGGCGAGCACCGGGACGTCGCGGTGGACTTCCACGGCCGGTTCACCCTGGCCAACGCCCGCCGGGTCGCCCCGCTGCTGGAGCCGTTCCGGCCGTTCTTCCTGGAGGAGCCGGTCGTACCGGAGAACTCGCACCTGCTCGGCGAGTTCGTCCGGTCGACGACCACCCCGGTCTCCACCGGCGAGCGGCTCTACAGCCGGCAGGAGTTCCTGCCCGCGCTCCAGGCCGGCATCGCGGTGGCCCAACCTGACCTGTCGCACGCCGGCGGGATCACCGAGGTCCGTAAAATCGCGGCACTGGCCGAGGTGTACGACGTACAGCTCGCGCCACACTGCCCGCTCGGACCGCTCGCGCTGGCCGCCTGCCTCCAGGTCGGCTTCGCGACGCCGAACTACCTGATCCAGGAGCAGAGCATCGGGATCCACTACAACGCCGACGCCGAGGTGCTCGACTACGTGCTGGACCGCACGCCGTTCGGGTTCGCCGACGGGCACATCCCCCGGCTGACCGGCCCCGGCCTCGGCATCCAGATCGACGAGAATGCGGTACGCCGGGCGGACCAGCGCGGGCACAGCTGGCGCGGGCCCGTCTGGCGGCACTCCGACGGCTCCTTCGCGGAGTGGTGA
- a CDS encoding carbohydrate ABC transporter permease, whose product MARRKRRTPYQLFRAVALAVVVVALVAPLLWMVAASFKTNVDIYDSGKAFAFTPVLENYTKVLDQANYLKFIGNSLWVAFAATVLSLILGVPAAYSMSRFSMKKSALVVLMARVIPGVSLLVPWYYVFSNMRLVGGFTVLILSHMFVSLPLVVYILMGFFDGLPEELEESGQVDGLTPIGAFRRITLPLSAPGIATAGILSFIFSWNNFMFALVLSGADTKTLPVAIFDFVGYASIDWGGLMAASTVVTLPIMLIALFVQKYVVSGLTAGATKG is encoded by the coding sequence ATGGCCCGACGCAAACGCCGCACCCCGTACCAGCTCTTCCGGGCGGTGGCCCTGGCCGTAGTGGTGGTCGCGCTGGTCGCCCCGCTGCTCTGGATGGTCGCCGCCTCGTTCAAGACCAACGTGGACATCTACGACTCCGGCAAGGCGTTCGCCTTCACGCCGGTGCTGGAGAACTACACCAAGGTCCTCGACCAGGCGAACTACCTGAAGTTCATCGGAAACAGCCTGTGGGTGGCGTTCGCCGCCACCGTGCTGTCGCTGATCCTCGGCGTGCCGGCCGCGTACTCGATGAGCCGGTTCAGCATGAAGAAGTCCGCCCTGGTGGTGCTGATGGCTCGGGTGATCCCCGGCGTCTCGCTGCTGGTGCCGTGGTACTACGTCTTCTCCAACATGCGGCTGGTCGGCGGCTTCACGGTGCTGATCCTGAGCCACATGTTCGTCTCGCTGCCGCTCGTGGTCTACATCCTGATGGGCTTCTTCGACGGGCTGCCGGAGGAGTTGGAGGAGTCCGGCCAGGTCGACGGGCTCACCCCGATCGGGGCGTTCCGGCGGATCACCCTGCCGCTCTCCGCGCCCGGCATCGCCACCGCCGGCATCCTCTCCTTCATCTTCTCCTGGAACAACTTCATGTTCGCCCTGGTGCTCTCCGGCGCCGACACCAAGACCCTGCCGGTGGCGATCTTCGACTTCGTCGGCTACGCCAGCATCGACTGGGGTGGCCTGATGGCCGCGTCCACGGTGGTCACCCTGCCGATCATGCTGATCGCGCTCTTCGTGCAGAAGTACGTCGTCTCCGGCCTCACCGCCGGGGCGACCAAGGGCTGA
- a CDS encoding sugar ABC transporter permease — protein sequence MASLASPQASGELTGWTRWANDHRKWLFAAPAMTFVGALIIFPLAWTIYLSLTDAEGSVRAESEFIGFANYLEVLTDTDRFWPAVLRTVAFTGAALFFEMVLGMAVALLLWRPFRGERWVRVAILLPLVATPVAVGMMWRLIFDPNIGMANQILGWVGIGPLPWLAGQHSALPTTIFIDIWQWTPMVVLILLAGLTALSNEPDEAARVDGANAWQRFRHVTLPLLMPTVIVAILLRGIDALKTFDILYATKGRGGGSFHEVETLNVYAYGLSFDYNDYGISSTVLIIFFLIIIGSMWALTSRRKKGAL from the coding sequence ATGGCATCCCTGGCATCCCCCCAGGCGTCCGGCGAACTGACCGGCTGGACCCGCTGGGCGAACGACCACCGCAAGTGGCTCTTCGCGGCACCGGCCATGACCTTCGTCGGTGCGCTGATCATCTTTCCGCTGGCCTGGACGATCTACCTCAGCCTCACCGACGCCGAGGGATCGGTCCGGGCGGAGTCCGAGTTCATCGGCTTCGCGAACTACCTCGAGGTGCTCACCGACACCGACCGGTTCTGGCCGGCGGTGCTGCGTACCGTCGCCTTCACCGGGGCCGCGCTCTTCTTCGAGATGGTCCTCGGCATGGCGGTCGCGCTGCTGCTCTGGCGGCCGTTCCGCGGCGAGCGGTGGGTCCGGGTGGCGATCCTGCTGCCGCTCGTCGCCACCCCGGTCGCGGTCGGCATGATGTGGCGGCTCATCTTCGACCCGAACATCGGGATGGCCAACCAGATCCTCGGCTGGGTCGGGATCGGCCCGCTGCCCTGGCTGGCCGGCCAGCACAGCGCGCTGCCTACCACCATCTTCATCGACATCTGGCAGTGGACCCCGATGGTGGTGCTGATCCTGCTGGCCGGGCTGACCGCGCTGTCCAACGAGCCGGACGAGGCGGCCCGGGTGGACGGGGCGAACGCCTGGCAGCGGTTCCGGCACGTCACCCTGCCGCTGCTGATGCCGACGGTGATCGTGGCGATCCTGCTGCGCGGCATCGACGCGCTGAAGACCTTCGACATCCTGTACGCCACCAAGGGGCGCGGCGGCGGCTCGTTCCACGAGGTCGAGACGCTGAACGTGTACGCGTACGGGCTGAGCTTCGACTACAACGACTACGGCATCTCGTCGACCGTGCTGATCATCTTCTTCCTGATCATCATCGGTTCGATGTGGGCGCTGACGTCCCGCCGGAAGAAGGGCGCACTCTGA
- a CDS encoding sugar ABC transporter substrate-binding protein: MTLVNHVWTENIKQALPEFERQSGLKVEVTQLGEDQLSDQYNVKLNAGSRDIDVMMYRPLQEGKLFAKNGYLADLTEKAKEDSAFEFADFQASPVQATTYEEKLVGVPIITEQEVLYYRKDLLEKSGFTAPPKTLDELKTMAAKVAADNPGTAGFVARTGKAAAVTQFSSFLYSFGGDFVDEGGKASVNTEAAKQAYAYYGGLLREHGPENISTDMSWSEAMAIFTQGKAAFYTEANSLYKNATDPAKSKVSDTVGFAPFPAGPGGSKPYNVPSWALGVNESSENQSNAWKFIQWAAGKEQTLAQQKGGVPSARASVWANPEGTATYPKDLADAIKVSTENGVGHDRPLVVKVAESREIVGQPIVDAITGKDVAGSADTANEAFQKLLDDEK; this comes from the coding sequence GTGACGCTGGTAAACCACGTCTGGACGGAGAACATCAAGCAGGCCCTGCCGGAGTTCGAGCGGCAGTCCGGGCTGAAGGTCGAGGTCACCCAGCTCGGCGAGGACCAGCTCTCCGACCAGTACAACGTCAAGCTGAACGCCGGCTCCCGCGACATCGACGTGATGATGTACCGGCCGTTGCAGGAGGGGAAGCTCTTCGCCAAGAACGGCTACCTCGCCGACCTGACCGAGAAGGCCAAGGAGGACTCGGCGTTCGAGTTCGCCGACTTCCAGGCCTCGCCGGTGCAGGCCACCACCTACGAGGAGAAGCTGGTCGGCGTCCCGATCATCACCGAGCAGGAGGTCCTCTACTACCGCAAGGACCTGCTGGAGAAGTCCGGCTTCACCGCACCGCCGAAGACCCTGGACGAGCTGAAGACCATGGCCGCCAAGGTGGCGGCCGACAACCCCGGCACCGCCGGCTTCGTGGCCCGGACCGGCAAGGCCGCCGCGGTCACCCAGTTCTCCAGCTTCCTCTACAGCTTCGGCGGCGACTTCGTTGACGAGGGCGGCAAGGCCAGCGTCAACACCGAGGCGGCCAAGCAGGCGTACGCGTACTACGGCGGGCTGCTCCGTGAGCACGGCCCGGAGAACATCAGCACCGACATGAGCTGGTCCGAGGCGATGGCGATCTTCACCCAGGGCAAGGCGGCCTTCTACACCGAGGCGAACTCGCTCTACAAGAACGCCACCGACCCGGCCAAGTCCAAGGTCTCCGACACCGTCGGGTTCGCGCCGTTCCCGGCCGGTCCGGGCGGCTCCAAGCCGTACAACGTCCCGTCCTGGGCGCTCGGCGTCAACGAGAGCTCGGAGAACCAGTCCAACGCCTGGAAGTTCATCCAGTGGGCGGCCGGCAAGGAGCAGACGCTGGCGCAGCAGAAGGGCGGCGTACCGAGCGCCCGCGCCTCGGTCTGGGCCAACCCGGAGGGGACCGCCACCTACCCGAAGGACCTCGCGGACGCCATCAAGGTCAGCACCGAGAACGGCGTCGGGCACGACCGGCCGCTGGTGGTGAAGGTCGCCGAGTCCCGGGAGATCGTCGGCCAGCCGATCGTGGACGCGATCACCGGCAAGGACGTGGCCGGCTCGGCCGACACCGCGAACGAGGCGTTCCAGAAGCTCCTCGACGACGAGAAGTAG
- a CDS encoding FCD domain-containing protein encodes MPSPEVASVRLDPGDSGLHARLLDELGTAVCAGQLAPGAVLYIDDLVERYAVSRSVVREVLRVLASMGLVESRRRVGTLIRTAADWNVFDPQVIRWRLASAGRIAQLRSITELRTAVEPQAAALAAERATPQEASELVGLAAKMWAAGKAGDEAEFLRLDIEFHRQVLVDSGNEMFVKLHELVAEVLAGRHHYHLMPHFPHEEALQLHADVAQAIQRHDGERAKTAMVRLMEQAIKEMSTIWAQSGPGPAS; translated from the coding sequence ATGCCGTCACCAGAGGTCGCGTCTGTCCGGCTCGACCCCGGAGATTCCGGGCTGCACGCCCGGCTGCTCGACGAATTGGGCACGGCCGTCTGCGCCGGTCAGCTCGCCCCCGGCGCGGTGCTCTACATCGACGACCTGGTCGAGCGGTACGCCGTCTCCCGGTCGGTGGTCCGGGAGGTGCTGCGGGTGCTCGCCTCGATGGGGCTGGTCGAGTCACGCCGCCGGGTCGGCACCCTGATCCGCACCGCCGCCGACTGGAACGTCTTCGACCCCCAGGTGATCCGCTGGCGGCTCGCCTCGGCCGGCCGGATCGCCCAGCTCCGCTCGATCACCGAGCTGCGCACGGCCGTCGAGCCGCAGGCCGCCGCGCTCGCCGCCGAGCGGGCCACCCCGCAGGAGGCGAGCGAGCTGGTCGGGCTCGCCGCGAAGATGTGGGCCGCCGGAAAGGCCGGGGACGAGGCCGAGTTCCTCCGGCTCGACATCGAGTTCCACCGGCAGGTGCTCGTCGACTCCGGCAACGAGATGTTCGTCAAGCTGCACGAACTGGTCGCCGAGGTGCTGGCCGGCCGCCACCACTACCACCTGATGCCGCACTTCCCGCACGAGGAGGCGCTGCAACTGCACGCCGACGTCGCCCAGGCGATCCAGCGGCACGACGGCGAGCGGGCCAAGACCGCGATGGTGCGGCTCATGGAGCAGGCCATCAAGGAAATGAGCACCATCTGGGCCCAGAGCGGCCCCGGACCAGCCTCCTGA